In Vicia villosa cultivar HV-30 ecotype Madison, WI unplaced genomic scaffold, Vvil1.0 ctg.000030F_1_1, whole genome shotgun sequence, the following proteins share a genomic window:
- the LOC131622486 gene encoding BTB/POZ domain and ankyrin repeat-containing protein NPR1-like, whose amino-acid sequence MANSAEPSSSLSFTSSSHLSNGSISHNSNGNDHARNLEVISLSKLSSNLEQLLIDSDYDYGDADIVVEGVSVRVHRCILGSRSKFFHELFKRGKEKGLAKSEGKLKYCLSDLLPYGKVGHEAFLILLSYVYTGKLKQSPVEVSTCVDNVCAHDACGPAINFAVELMYASSIFQMPELVSLFQRRLLNFVGKALVEDVISILMVAFHCQLNQLVAQCVDRVARSDLDQISIDKALPHELSEKVKLFRRDLQKDGEEDAPVMDALSLKRITRIHKALDSDDVELVKLLLNESDISLDEAGALHYAAAYCDPKVVSEVLGLGLANVNLRNSRGYTVLHVAAMRREPSIIVSLLTKGACASDLTFDGQSAVSICRRLTRPKDYHTKTEQGKETNKDRICIDVLEREMRRNPLAGDPSVSSQTVADDLHMKLLYLENRVAFARLLFPLEAKLAMDIARAETTSEFAGLSAAKGSSGNLREVDLNETPIMQNKRLISRMEALMKTVEMGRRYFPHCSEVLDKFMEDDLPDLFYLEKGTQEEQRIKRTRFVELKDDVNNAFSKDKAEFSRSGISSSSSSSSLRDSVYYKARKI is encoded by the exons ATGGCTAATTCAGCTGAACCCTCATCGTCGTTGAGTTTTACATCATCTTCGCATTTATCGAATGGATCAATTAGTCACAACTCGAATGGGAATGATCACGCTCGGAACCTGGAGGTTATCAGTTTGAGTAAGCTTAGTTCTAATTTGGAACAGCTTTTGATTGATTCTGATTATGATTACGGTGACGCGGATATCGTTGTTGAGGGAGTTTCAGTTAGAGTTCATCGGTGTATTTTAGGTTCTAGGAGTAAGTTTTTTCATGAGCTATTTAAGAGAGGTAAAGAAAAAGGATTGGCAAAGAGTGAAGGGAAGTTGAAGTATTGCTTGAGTGATTTGTTGCCTTATGGTAAAGTGGGGCATGAAGCTTTTCTTATATTGCTTAGCTATGTATATACCGGTAAACTTAAACAGTCTCCAGTGGAGGTTTCTACATGTGTTGATAATGTGTGTGCTCATGATGCGTGTGGACCTGCTATTAACTTTGCTGTGGAGTTGATGTATGCATCTTCCATTTTTCAAATGCCGGAGTTGGTTTCACTTTTCCAG CGACGTCTTCTTAACTTTGTAGGGAAGGCTCTTGTCGAAGACGTCATTTCCATCCTTATGGTTGCTTTCCATTGTCAATTGAATCAACTCGTCGCTCAATGTGTTGACAGGGTGGCACGATCAGACCTTGACCAAATCTCAATCGATAAAGCACTTCCTCATGAGCTCTCCGAAAAAGTTAAATTGTTCCGCCGTGATCTTCAGAAAGACGGTGAAGAGGATGCTCCCGTAATGGACGCTTTGTCTCTAAAACGAATCACTAGAATACACAAGGCATTGGACTCAGACGACGTCGAGCTTGTTAAACTTCTTTTGAACGAGTCAGACATTTCTTTAGATGAAGCCGGTGCTCTCCATTATGCAGCAGCCTACTGTGACCCTAAGGTTGTCTCTGAAGTACTTGGATTAGGTCTAGCTAATGTCAATCTTCGGAATTCTCGAGGGTACACAGTGCTTCACGTTGCCGCCATGCGTAGGGAACCTTCCATTATAGTATCACTTCTTACTAAAGGGGCTTGTGCATCGGATTTGACTTTCGATGGTCAGAGTGCTGTTAGTATTTGTAGGAGGTTGACGAGACCGAAGGATTATCACACAAAAACAGAACaaggaaaagaaacaaacaaagaccGGATATGCATCGACGTTCTTGAAAGAGAAATGCGAAGGAATCCTTTGGCTGGAGATCCCTCTGTATCATCCCAAACAGTGGCTGATGATCTCCACATGAAGCTTTTGTACCTTGAGAACCGAG TGGCATTTGCGAGACTGTTGTTCCCTTTGGAAGCCAAACTAGCTATGGACATTGCTCGTGCGGAGACAACATCCGAGTTTGCTGGTCTTTCGGCGGCGAAAGGTTCAAGTGGAAACTTAAGGGAGGTCGACCTCAATGAGACTCCCATAATGCAAAACAAAAGACTTATTTCTAGGATGGAAGCCCTAATGAAAACAG TGGAAATGGGGCGGCGTTACTTTCCTCATTGCTCGGAAGTGCTCGATAAATTCATGGAGGATGACCTACCTGACCTGTTTTACCTTGAGAAGGGAACTCAAGAAGAGCAGAGAATCAAGAGGACGCGATTCGTGGAGCTTAAAGACGATGTGAACAATGCTTTTAGCAAGGACAAGGCTGAGTTTAGTCGCTCTGGGAtttcatcttcatcatcctcgTCATCTCTTAGAGATTCTGTATATTACAAGGCTAggaaaatatga
- the LOC131622487 gene encoding putative E3 ubiquitin-protein ligase LIN gives MASKGLLPQPLSPYICHDPKSVASSKGSSSSSHFKRVVGSVSSRVSEDSTMDEASIITSVIGILSGYIGRYVKDDGFRRIVREKCNSFLNRIRTRTRRRDSDDNDNDNANDNDDEVFVKMEFCMEKIDRLIEDHQRTMTKSLRNSIEVLTKIASLSSSSKSYLSSCAEFYLAIAYKLLKNDRVSSKHLLQVFCYSPNLARTYLLSDLWDHLFLPHVLHIKIWYTGEFEFLSNEVHVGDKEKKMKVLKKVYNEKMDSGTYLFAMYYKQWLKVNGASVPPLPIVPLPSRPSCRSSRRMSSDSTLSNSSINPNLYKAVFGLKEEKQKPISLGEQTGILTPSKGLEIDKKLYGDDYKYSSVQKEDMLSFGRSSNHSDKNQAQRLDYFKCLSCRFTPTDNSMAKISYIKSKNASSSVLSNELVEAITTICSSNILTECEFAIRVVTKAWLNSPGDPLIEEALTQNSVIEGILEVLFVSTEDEVLELIISILSELITRNDAIRQIILNSDPQLEIFVRLLKSTSLFLKASVLLYLSKPMAKQMISSEWVPLILRVMEFGDKLQTLFTVQCSPQVAAFYILDQLLNGFDEDKNLENARQVLSLGGLTLLMKRVQEGEIHERENSVSMISCCLRAEGSCRGYLAENINKSSLLELIVLGRKQNSSSYALSLLFELLYLDRRTKITKFLKGLKDGWNGLNTMHIFFIYLQKASPEEKPLVATILLMLDLMEDNHVKGSIYREEAVEAIVASLDCQLCDDRVQQQSAKALLLLGSHFSYAGESLMEKLLLQKAGFHEFSLDDSFPIHKEEEEAESWHKKAAYVLFKSGNKKLLSSLASCVTNSIPCLARASLTTISWMCSHLHLVEDSKFSSMAFSILTPHLLRSLSYDNDVEERVLASYSLLHLTKNSGRVPTLPSLNKDAITHLRNLSLVTWTANELISIFTSI, from the exons ATGGCTTCAAAAGGGTTGCTTCCACAACCACTTTCTCCATATATATGCCATGATCCAAAAAGTGTTGCTTCTTCAAAAggctcttcttcttcatctcacTTCAAAAGGGTGGTAGGTTCGGTTTCATCTCGTGTTTCGGAAGATTCAACAATGGATGAAGCTTCTATTATTACATCAGTGATTGGTATTCTAAGTGGTTACATAGGAAGATATGTAAAAGATGATGGTTTTAGAAGAATTGTAAGAGAGAAATGTAATTCATTTTTGAATAGAATCAGAACAAGAACGAGAAGACGAGAttcagatgataatgataatgataatgctaATGACAATGATGATGAAGTCTTTGTGAAAATGGAATTTTGCATGGAGAAAATTGACAGATTGATAGAAGATCATCAAAGAACAATGACGAAAAGCTTAAGAAACTCCATTGAGGTTTTAACCAAAATAGCTTCTTTGAGTTCTTCATCTAAATCTTATCTTTCATCTTGTGCTGAATTTTACTTAGCAATAGCTTATAAGCTTCTGAAAAATGATAGAGTTTCTTCAAAGCATTTACTTCAAGTGTTTTGTTATTCGCCGAATTTGGCTAGAACTTATCTTCTTTCTGATCTTTGGGACCATTTGTTTCTTCCTCATGTTCTTCATATCAAGATTTGGTATACTGGTGAATTCGAGTTTCTTTCGAATGAAGTTCATGTTGGTGACAAGGAAAAGAAGATGAAGGTTTTGAAGAAAGTTTACAATGAGAAAATGGATAGTGGAACTTATCTTTTTGCTATGTATTATAAGCAATGGCTTAAAGTTAATGGTGCTAGTGTGCCTCCTCTTCCTATTGTTCCTTTGCCATCGAGGCCAAGTTGTAGATCATCGAGAAGAATGTCTTCAGATTCTACCTTATCGAATTCTTCCATTAACCCGAACTT ATACAAGGCGGTGTTTGGCCTCAAAGAAGAGAAACAAAAACCTATTAGTCTCGGTGAGCAAACCGGAATTTTGACACCAAGCAAAGGATTAGAGATTGATAAAAAACTATATGGAGATGATTACAAATATAGTTCGGTTCAG AAAGAAGACATGTTATCATTTGGAAGATCATCAAACCATAGTGACAAGAATCAAGCTCAAAGATTGGACTATTTTAAGTGCTTATCTTGCAGGTTCACACCAACAGATAATAGCATGGCAAAAATCAGTTATATCAAATCTAAGAATGCTTCTTCAAGTGTTCTTTCAAATGAGTTAGTTGAAGCTATTACAACTATATGCTCATCCAATATTTTAACCGAATGCGAATTCGCTATTCGTGTGGTTACCAAAGCTTGGTTGAACTCACCTGGTGATCCTCTCATTGAAGAAGCATTGACACAAAATAGTGTAATAGAAGGTATCTTAGAGGTGTTATTTGTTTCGACCGAAGACGAAGTTCTTGAACTGATTATATCGATTTTATCAGAATTGATTACAAGAAACGACGCGATTAGACAAATCATACTGAATTCTGATCCTCAACTTGAAATCTTTGTGAGACTTTTAAAAAGTACTAGTCTTTTTCTTAAGGCTTCGGTGCTTCTTTATCTGTCGAAACCAATGGCGAAGCAAATGATATCATCCGAATGGGTGCCATTGATACTTAGAGTGATGGAATTCGGCGACAAATTGCAGACTCTTTTCACAGTTCAATGTAGTCCTCAAGTTGCTGCATTTTACATTTTGGATCAACTTCTTAACGGTTTCGATGAAGATAAGAACTTAGAGAATGCAAGGCAAGTTCTTTCGCTCGGCGGATTGACACTTTTGATGAAAAGAGTTCAAGAAGGAGAGATTCATGAGAGGGAGAATTCGGTTTCAATGATTTCGTGTTGCCTTCGAGCCGAAGGAAGCTGTAGAGGCTATTTGGCCGAAAATATTAACAAGAGTTCTTTGCTTGAACTCATTGTTCTTGGAAGGAAACAAAATTCAAGCAGTTATGCATTGTCTTTGCTATTCGAATTACTTTACCTCGATAG AAGAACCAAGATTACGAAATTCTTGAAAGGACTTAAAGATGGATGGAATGGATTAAACACAATGCACATTTTCTTCATTTACCTTCAAAAGGCTTCACCAGAAGAAAAGCCTTTAGTTGCAACAATACTATTGATGCTTGATCTTATG GAAGATAATCATGTCAAGGGGAGCATATATAGAGAAGAAGCTGTTGAAGCAATTGTAGCTTCTTTAGATTGTCAATTATGTGATGATAGAGTTCAACAACAATCAGCAAAAGCTCTACTTTTATTAGGAAGCCATTTCTCTTATGCAGGAGAATCACTTATGGAAAAACTGCTTTTACAAAAAGCAGGTTTCCATGAATTTTCCTTAGATGATTCATTTCCTATTCACAAG GAGGAAGAAGAAGCTGAAAGCTGGCACAAAAAAGCAGCTTATGTCTTATTCAAAAGTGGAAATAAGAAATTGTTATCTTCACTTGCAAGTTGTGTAACCAATAGTATCCCTTGTTTGGCACGTGCAAGTCTTACAACTATTTCATGGATGTGTAGCCATCTACATTTAGTTGAAGATTCAAAGTTTTCATCAATGGCTTTCTCAATCCTAACACCACATTTGCTACGATCATTGAGTTATGATAATGATGTTGAAGAAAGAGTTCTAGCTTCATATTCATTGTTGCATCTTACAAAAAATTCAG GACGTGTCCCTACCCTACCGTCATTAAACAAAGATGCAATCACACATCTAAGAAATCTCTCTCTAGTGACATGGACTGCCAACGAGCTTATATCAATATTCACAAGCATCTGA